In one window of Thalassotalea agarivorans DNA:
- a CDS encoding S9 family peptidase — protein sequence MLKQLYVTALASFIAAHAVAKDLTVEDYKRAENQLNSKLSKYVDQQVLNAHWSKNGVLTLKMQEQAQQRFYTVDVNTGVKQLAFDHQKLATALAKAAEKDIAADKIPARYADFIDNTNVALSITGTRFICDTSAYQCAKDGNAVSKKEFLSPDGKKAVFIREHNLWMRTLADNKEVQLTRDGIEDFGYGTNNAGWITSEKPVLLWSPDSSKIATFKHDSRNVGTMSMASTNVGHPTLHHWKYPLPGDEHIFKITRVVVDVTNAKVTKLDMPADDHRSTITDHVAGWGGEFLDVYWAQDSAGFAFVSSSRDHKKATLRLANANTGKVTTLFTETEETFFESGVDGISWRYLDKSDEILWFSQRDDWGHLYLFDAKSGKLKRQITQGEWTVREVLHVDQASGDIVFTGAGKEGGDPYYQYLYKVNKSGDNLTLLTPEKLHHRVVLNKETGYFVDRMSTPQLPEVVKLRHISGKTVGTIAEMDISALTATGWKAPENFVVKDRDGNFDLYGLVFKPHNFDASKSYPVVNYLYPGPQVGSVRGRHFNIARRDHQALAELGFVVVVLDALGTPGRSKSFHEFYYGNMGDSGIPDQVAAIKQLAKERPYMDLNRVGIWGHSGGGFASTRALLLFPDFFKVAVSQAGNHDNRNYADEWGEKWHGMLVNNEDGTTNYDSQANQLIAKNLKGKLLIAHGTLDTNVPHYSSLLVVDALIAANKDFDMLMLPNRGHGFANEPYMMRKRWDYFVQHLMGVNPPKEFSFGE from the coding sequence GTGTTGAAACAACTTTATGTAACGGCACTTGCCTCGTTTATAGCGGCCCACGCGGTTGCCAAAGACTTAACCGTAGAAGACTATAAACGCGCTGAAAATCAATTAAATAGCAAACTATCTAAGTACGTCGACCAACAAGTGTTAAATGCACATTGGTCTAAAAATGGTGTACTAACGCTAAAAATGCAAGAACAAGCGCAACAAAGGTTTTATACCGTCGATGTAAACACTGGTGTAAAACAGCTTGCGTTTGATCATCAAAAGCTTGCAACTGCATTAGCAAAAGCGGCAGAAAAAGACATTGCTGCAGATAAAATCCCAGCGCGATACGCTGATTTTATTGATAACACCAACGTAGCGCTTAGCATTACTGGCACTCGTTTCATTTGTGACACCAGCGCCTATCAATGTGCGAAAGACGGTAACGCTGTCAGCAAGAAAGAATTTTTATCACCTGATGGTAAAAAAGCCGTTTTCATTCGCGAACATAATCTTTGGATGCGCACACTCGCTGACAATAAAGAAGTTCAGTTAACCCGTGATGGCATTGAAGACTTTGGCTATGGCACTAACAATGCCGGTTGGATAACCAGTGAAAAGCCGGTGCTTTTATGGTCGCCGGATTCTAGCAAAATCGCCACATTTAAACACGATAGCAGAAACGTTGGGACGATGTCGATGGCTTCAACTAATGTCGGCCACCCTACTTTGCACCATTGGAAATATCCACTGCCTGGTGACGAACATATCTTTAAAATTACCCGCGTTGTGGTTGACGTTACTAACGCCAAAGTCACTAAGCTAGACATGCCAGCAGACGACCATCGCAGCACAATTACAGACCATGTTGCTGGTTGGGGTGGTGAATTTTTAGATGTCTATTGGGCACAAGACAGCGCAGGCTTTGCCTTTGTATCGTCTAGCAGAGATCACAAAAAAGCGACATTACGCCTTGCTAACGCCAATACCGGAAAAGTAACGACTTTATTTACTGAAACCGAAGAGACCTTTTTTGAGTCAGGCGTAGATGGCATAAGCTGGCGTTACTTAGACAAATCCGACGAAATCTTATGGTTTTCACAACGGGATGACTGGGGCCACTTATACTTGTTTGACGCTAAATCAGGTAAGTTGAAGCGCCAAATCACACAAGGTGAATGGACTGTTCGTGAAGTGTTGCATGTTGACCAAGCTTCAGGCGATATCGTCTTCACTGGTGCGGGTAAAGAAGGCGGCGACCCTTACTATCAGTACCTATACAAAGTAAACAAATCAGGTGACAACCTCACCCTTTTAACACCTGAAAAGCTACATCACCGTGTGGTTCTGAACAAAGAAACAGGTTATTTCGTTGACCGCATGTCAACGCCACAGCTACCTGAAGTGGTTAAACTTAGACACATCAGCGGTAAAACTGTTGGCACTATCGCCGAAATGGATATTAGTGCATTAACCGCAACAGGTTGGAAAGCACCCGAGAACTTTGTGGTAAAAGACAGAGACGGTAACTTCGATTTATATGGTCTTGTGTTCAAACCACATAACTTTGACGCCAGCAAATCTTATCCTGTGGTCAATTATTTATACCCAGGCCCGCAAGTGGGTTCAGTGCGTGGTCGTCACTTTAATATTGCGCGTCGCGACCATCAAGCGCTAGCGGAACTCGGTTTTGTTGTGGTTGTACTTGATGCGCTCGGCACACCGGGGCGCAGTAAAAGCTTCCATGAATTCTACTATGGCAACATGGGCGATAGCGGTATTCCAGATCAAGTTGCAGCCATTAAGCAACTTGCTAAAGAGCGTCCATACATGGACCTAAACCGCGTTGGTATTTGGGGCCATTCAGGTGGTGGCTTTGCCTCTACACGCGCACTTTTGCTCTTCCCTGATTTCTTTAAAGTGGCAGTATCTCAAGCGGGTAACCATGACAACAGAAACTACGCTGATGAGTGGGGTGAGAAATGGCATGGCATGCTAGTGAACAACGAAGACGGCACGACCAACTATGACAGCCAAGCCAACCAATTAATTGCTAAAAACCTTAAAGGTAAACTGTTGATTGCTCATGGCACATTAGACACAAACGTACCGCATTACAGTAGTTTGCTTGTGGTAGATGCATTAATTGCTGCCAATAAAGATTTTGATATGCTGATGCTGCCAAACCGTGGTCACGGCTTTGCTAACGAACCGTATATGATGCGTAAACGTTGGGATTATTTTGTACAGCATTTGATGGGCGTTAATCCACCGAAAGAGTTTTCGTTTGGTGAATAA
- a CDS encoding M16 family metallopeptidase, whose translation MKKWTVALLLTGVVACQQSPSTDESNPAQNIAGVSFVEEVKAQAGKTVIPYQKYVLDNGLTVILHQDMSDPLAHVDVTYHVGSAREDIGKSGFAHFFEHMMFQGSENVADEEHFKIITEAGGTLNGTTNTDRTNYFETVPSNQLEKMLWLEADRMGFLLDAVTEKKFENQRETVKNERGQRVDNRPYGRLWETVSAAMYPEGHPYSWPVIGYMDDLNRANVNDMKAFFSRWYGPNNATLTIGGDIDVEQTLVLVNKYFGTIPRGPEVVDQEPQPAVLEADRYVSFEDNIHLPLIYMSFPTVSLRDEDEAPLDVLASILGGGKTSLLYKNLVKNQLAVQASTNHPCAELACTFTLLALPHPASGKSLADMEKVIRDTLVEFEQRGVEDDDLLKVKAEMESNFIFGLQSVSGKVSQLAANETFSKDPNYIEKDIARYNNVTKEDVMRVYNTYIKDKSAVIVSVVPNGKPETAAKADNWEIKPRTIPEYAETKADDVVIRRAKDTFDRSVMPQAGVAKAVSVPVMWNQKLSNGIKVLGTQSLETPTTSLLIKLPAGNYYQDKSQAGIASLTAQMLNESTTERSAEDMSKELRKLGSSVNISASANYLNININALTKNLDATLALVNEKLQKPAFKADEFARLQGQTIQGIINNKKDAGYLASRAYDALLNADNIAALPSSGTQATVSALKVEDAKAYYDKFVKPANGQIIAVSDLTQAQLVVSLKSMESWQGEGPALDITLPASDAKTGVIYLVNKDGAAQSAIRIGKRSLTRDFTGEFYKSYLMNFPLGGAFNSRINLNLREDKGYTYGAGAYFSGDKEAGRYTAYGEVRADATDASIVEFVKEIDNYAANGITDEELSFMRAAVNQRDARKYETPRAKLGFLGQILEYDLSPSFVAEQAKIVETISKDEINGLAKKHLNLKEMVFVVVGDAKTLRPQLEALGYEVIDYKI comes from the coding sequence ATGAAGAAATGGACGGTGGCTTTATTGCTCACAGGCGTTGTGGCTTGTCAGCAATCGCCTTCAACAGACGAATCAAACCCAGCACAAAACATTGCTGGCGTGTCATTTGTTGAAGAAGTAAAAGCGCAAGCGGGAAAAACAGTCATTCCTTACCAAAAATATGTGTTAGACAATGGCTTAACAGTTATTCTACATCAAGATATGTCTGATCCATTGGCACACGTTGACGTGACTTATCACGTTGGTAGTGCGCGTGAAGACATTGGTAAATCGGGTTTTGCTCACTTTTTTGAACACATGATGTTCCAAGGTAGTGAAAACGTAGCAGACGAAGAGCATTTCAAAATCATCACCGAAGCAGGTGGTACCTTAAACGGTACAACTAATACTGACCGTACTAACTACTTCGAAACAGTACCTTCAAATCAACTTGAAAAAATGTTGTGGCTAGAAGCGGACCGCATGGGTTTCTTACTTGATGCGGTAACTGAGAAGAAATTCGAAAACCAACGTGAAACTGTAAAGAACGAACGTGGTCAGCGTGTTGATAACCGCCCATATGGTCGCCTTTGGGAAACGGTAAGTGCGGCAATGTACCCAGAAGGGCATCCATATTCTTGGCCTGTCATTGGTTACATGGATGATCTAAACCGCGCCAATGTGAACGACATGAAAGCCTTCTTTTCGCGCTGGTATGGTCCAAACAATGCAACGCTAACGATTGGTGGTGACATTGATGTTGAACAAACACTGGTACTAGTGAACAAGTACTTCGGCACAATTCCTCGTGGCCCAGAAGTCGTTGACCAAGAACCACAACCAGCTGTGTTAGAAGCAGACCGTTATGTATCTTTTGAAGATAATATTCACTTACCACTTATCTACATGAGCTTCCCAACAGTGAGCCTTCGTGACGAAGACGAAGCGCCATTGGACGTGTTAGCGAGTATTTTAGGTGGCGGTAAAACATCACTGTTATACAAAAACTTAGTGAAGAACCAATTAGCGGTTCAAGCGTCTACCAACCATCCATGTGCTGAATTAGCATGTACCTTTACTTTACTTGCATTGCCTCATCCGGCATCAGGTAAGTCGTTAGCGGATATGGAAAAAGTTATCCGTGACACCTTAGTTGAATTTGAACAACGTGGTGTTGAAGACGACGATCTACTTAAAGTAAAAGCAGAGATGGAGTCTAACTTTATCTTTGGTTTACAAAGTGTGAGTGGCAAAGTGAGCCAACTTGCGGCAAACGAGACCTTCTCAAAAGATCCTAACTATATCGAAAAAGATATCGCGCGTTACAACAACGTAACCAAAGAAGATGTTATGCGTGTGTATAACACTTACATCAAAGATAAATCAGCGGTTATCGTAAGTGTAGTGCCTAACGGCAAGCCAGAAACAGCGGCTAAAGCAGACAACTGGGAAATCAAGCCTCGCACGATTCCAGAGTACGCAGAAACAAAAGCTGACGACGTTGTGATTCGCCGTGCAAAAGATACGTTCGACCGCAGTGTAATGCCTCAAGCGGGCGTAGCTAAAGCGGTATCTGTACCGGTAATGTGGAACCAAAAACTAAGCAATGGCATTAAAGTGCTTGGTACACAAAGTCTTGAAACACCAACGACTAGCTTACTGATTAAACTACCAGCGGGTAACTACTACCAAGATAAATCACAAGCGGGTATTGCTAGCTTAACTGCACAAATGTTGAATGAATCAACAACAGAGCGCAGCGCCGAAGATATGTCTAAGGAATTACGTAAGTTAGGTAGTTCTGTAAACATCAGCGCATCAGCTAACTACCTCAACATTAACATTAATGCATTAACCAAAAACCTTGATGCAACCTTAGCGTTAGTGAATGAGAAGCTACAAAAGCCAGCGTTTAAAGCAGATGAATTCGCTCGCCTTCAAGGCCAAACGATTCAGGGCATTATCAACAACAAGAAAGATGCAGGTTACTTAGCATCTCGCGCTTACGACGCATTACTTAATGCAGACAACATTGCAGCACTACCTTCTTCAGGTACGCAAGCAACAGTAAGCGCACTTAAAGTTGAAGACGCTAAAGCGTATTACGACAAGTTTGTTAAGCCAGCCAATGGTCAAATCATTGCTGTATCAGACTTAACGCAAGCGCAATTAGTGGTAAGCCTTAAGTCAATGGAAAGCTGGCAAGGTGAAGGTCCGGCATTAGACATTACGTTGCCGGCGTCAGACGCTAAAACAGGCGTTATTTACCTAGTGAACAAAGACGGTGCTGCACAGTCAGCCATTCGTATTGGTAAGCGCTCATTAACACGTGACTTCACGGGTGAATTCTACAAATCTTACTTAATGAACTTCCCATTAGGTGGTGCGTTTAACAGCCGTATCAACTTAAATCTACGTGAAGATAAAGGCTACACTTACGGTGCAGGCGCTTACTTCTCGGGTGATAAAGAGGCCGGTCGTTACACAGCATACGGTGAAGTACGCGCAGACGCGACTGATGCTTCTATCGTAGAGTTTGTGAAAGAAATCGATAACTATGCAGCAAACGGTATTACCGACGAAGAGCTAAGTTTTATGCGCGCTGCGGTTAACCAACGTGATGCACGTAAGTATGAAACGCCGCGCGCTAAATTAGGTTTCTTAGGCCAAATTTTAGAATATGACCTATCACCAAGTTTTGTTGCAGAACAAGCTAAAATCGTTGAAACCATCTCTAAAGATGAAATCAATGGCCTAGCGAAGAAGCATCTTAATTTGAAAGAAATGGTGTTTGTTGTAGTTGGTGACGCGAAGACGTTGAGACCACAACTTGAAGCACTTGGTTATGAAGTGATTGATTATAAGATTTAA
- the ilvA gene encoding threonine ammonia-lyase, biosynthetic, translating to MTEAEREQLLAEKDKALSYLRSIMTSPVYDVAVESDLTPLTKLSDKLNNDIWLKREDQQPVHSFKLRGAYNKLSMLDEQSKQQGVVAASAGNHAQGLALAAKKLNIAATIVMPITTPDIKVDNVRRYGADVRLIGKSYNEAQAAMHDVAKKEGKTVIHPFDDEDVLVGQGTVAKEILQQNPNADVVFVPVGGGGLLAGMAVYLKQMAPHVRVIGVEAEDSACLKAALEAGQPTDLAQVGLFADGVAVKRIGETTFGLIERYCDDVITVNIDEICASIKDIFEQTRVIAEPAGALSLAGLQKYCANSAGQENLVAILSGANMNFHSLRYVSERCELGEQKEAVLAVTIPEQKGSFRRFCKSLGGKVITEFNYRYNQQSAEKNASANIFVGVRVADSQQRHALVESLSSSFFVRDFTDNELAKLHVRYMIGGHSPSALNERIFRFQFPEYPGALENFLDMLGEHWNITLFHYRNHGAAFGQVLAGFELDDSDHSQFFEHLASLGYVYSEETDNLAYQAFLD from the coding sequence ATGACCGAAGCCGAGCGCGAACAATTACTGGCAGAAAAAGACAAAGCTTTGTCTTATCTGCGCAGTATTATGACATCACCGGTATACGATGTAGCGGTTGAGTCTGATTTAACGCCATTAACCAAATTGTCAGATAAGTTAAACAATGACATTTGGCTCAAGCGCGAAGATCAGCAACCCGTGCATTCGTTTAAACTGCGTGGTGCCTATAATAAATTGTCGATGCTCGATGAACAGTCTAAACAGCAAGGTGTGGTTGCAGCATCTGCAGGTAACCACGCGCAAGGGCTAGCACTCGCCGCTAAAAAGCTCAATATTGCGGCAACTATCGTGATGCCAATTACAACGCCTGATATAAAAGTGGATAACGTTCGCCGTTATGGCGCTGACGTTAGACTTATAGGCAAAAGCTACAACGAAGCGCAAGCCGCGATGCATGATGTTGCCAAAAAAGAAGGTAAGACCGTCATTCATCCTTTTGACGATGAAGATGTGCTTGTTGGACAAGGGACGGTAGCGAAAGAGATTTTGCAGCAAAATCCTAATGCGGATGTTGTTTTTGTCCCGGTTGGCGGCGGCGGATTGCTTGCTGGTATGGCGGTGTATTTGAAACAAATGGCACCACACGTTCGTGTGATTGGTGTAGAAGCCGAAGATTCCGCTTGTTTAAAAGCAGCATTAGAAGCAGGACAACCGACCGACCTAGCGCAAGTTGGCCTATTTGCCGATGGCGTCGCGGTTAAGCGTATTGGTGAAACCACCTTTGGCCTAATTGAGCGTTACTGTGACGATGTTATTACCGTCAATATCGACGAAATCTGTGCCTCAATCAAAGACATTTTTGAACAAACGCGTGTGATTGCCGAGCCCGCTGGTGCGCTTTCACTTGCAGGTCTACAAAAATATTGTGCTAATAGCGCTGGCCAAGAAAATTTAGTGGCTATTTTATCTGGCGCTAACATGAATTTTCATAGCTTACGTTACGTCAGTGAACGTTGTGAATTAGGTGAGCAAAAAGAAGCGGTACTCGCAGTCACTATTCCAGAGCAAAAAGGCAGCTTTAGGCGCTTTTGTAAGTCGCTTGGCGGTAAGGTGATTACCGAATTTAACTATCGTTATAACCAGCAGTCGGCTGAAAAGAATGCGAGCGCTAATATCTTTGTTGGCGTGCGCGTAGCCGATAGCCAGCAGCGACATGCCCTTGTTGAAAGTTTATCTTCAAGCTTTTTTGTTAGAGATTTTACCGACAACGAACTGGCAAAACTGCATGTACGTTACATGATTGGTGGTCACAGCCCAAGTGCTTTGAATGAACGTATATTCCGTTTTCAATTTCCAGAATACCCGGGTGCGCTCGAAAACTTTCTCGACATGCTAGGTGAACATTGGAACATTACCCTATTTCATTATCGCAACCATGGCGCTGCCTTTGGACAAGTACTTGCAGGTTTTGAATTAGACGATAGCGATCACAGCCAGTTCTTCGAACATCTCGCTTCACTAGGTTATGTTTATAGCGAAGAAACTGACAACCTAGCCTATCAAGCGTTTTTAGATTAA
- a CDS encoding prolyl oligopeptidase family serine peptidase, whose amino-acid sequence MKKTPTLVAAGVLATMLMGCNSDSASKQSSAAELATDVITVQYPQTRKDDTVDTYFGDQVADPYRWLEDDMSDETAAWVKAENAVTFGYLDQIPYRDALKDKLTDIWNYEKVGAPFKEGKYTYFYKNDGLQNQYVVYRQLDGGEPEVFLDPNKFSEDGTTSLAGLSFSKDGSLAAYSISEGGSDWRKIIVINAETKEQIEDTLVDVKFSGISWQGTEGFYYSSYDKPEGSELSAKTDQHKLYFHKLGTKQSDDKVIFGGTDAEKHRYVGGYLTEDEKFLVVTASVSTSGNKLFIKDLSKPGSKLVTVLDHTNSDTYVFDHQDGKLMLVTNLDAPNKKMVIVDAAAPGVENWTDFIAETEHVLSASGGAGYIFAEYMVDAISKVYQYDYSGKKVREIALPGVGSSSAISGKKEATTLYYSFTNYKTPGTIYAFEPKAGESSVYRKSGAKFDADKFESKQVFYTSKDGTKVPMIITHKKGLKLDGTNPTILYGYGGFNVSLTPSFSVTRAVWMEAGGIYAVANLRGGGEYGKKWHNAGTQMNKQNVFDDFIAAAEYLIAENYTSSDYLATMGGSNGGLLVGAVMTQRPELQRVALPAVGVLDMLRYHTFTAGAGWAYDYGTSEQSKEMYEYLKGYSPLHNVKAGVSYPATMITTGDHDDRVVPAHSFKFAAELQAKQAGPLPTLIRIETNAGHGAGTPVSKTIDQYADIFAFTLWNMGVKNL is encoded by the coding sequence ATGAAGAAAACCCCTACTTTAGTTGCTGCCGGTGTATTGGCAACTATGCTGATGGGCTGTAATAGCGATTCAGCATCGAAGCAATCTAGCGCAGCCGAACTAGCAACGGACGTAATTACAGTGCAGTACCCTCAAACCAGAAAAGACGACACAGTAGATACCTATTTTGGCGACCAAGTTGCCGACCCATATCGTTGGTTAGAAGACGATATGAGTGACGAAACTGCAGCTTGGGTAAAAGCAGAGAATGCGGTTACTTTTGGCTACCTTGATCAAATTCCTTATAGAGACGCGTTAAAAGACAAGTTAACCGATATTTGGAACTACGAAAAAGTAGGCGCGCCATTCAAAGAAGGCAAATATACCTATTTTTATAAGAACGATGGCCTACAAAACCAATACGTCGTTTATCGCCAGCTTGACGGTGGCGAACCAGAAGTCTTTTTAGATCCAAACAAGTTTAGTGAAGATGGCACGACATCGTTAGCGGGTTTAAGCTTTTCAAAAGATGGCTCGCTTGCTGCGTATAGTATTTCTGAAGGTGGTAGTGACTGGCGTAAAATCATTGTGATTAATGCCGAAACCAAAGAACAAATTGAAGATACGTTAGTTGACGTAAAATTCTCTGGCATTTCATGGCAAGGTACAGAAGGTTTTTACTATTCTAGCTACGACAAGCCAGAAGGTAGTGAGCTTTCCGCTAAAACAGACCAACACAAGCTGTACTTCCATAAGCTAGGTACCAAACAAAGCGACGACAAAGTTATTTTTGGTGGTACTGATGCAGAGAAACACCGTTATGTAGGTGGTTACTTAACAGAAGATGAAAAATTCCTTGTCGTTACTGCTTCTGTATCGACATCAGGTAACAAGTTATTCATCAAAGACTTGTCGAAACCAGGCAGCAAGTTAGTGACTGTGCTAGACCATACAAATTCAGATACGTATGTGTTTGATCATCAAGACGGCAAGCTCATGCTTGTGACCAACTTAGACGCGCCAAATAAAAAGATGGTGATTGTGGATGCAGCTGCGCCGGGCGTTGAAAACTGGACTGATTTTATTGCTGAAACAGAGCATGTGTTGAGCGCATCAGGTGGCGCAGGCTACATTTTTGCAGAATATATGGTTGACGCTATTTCTAAAGTGTATCAATACGACTATAGCGGCAAGAAAGTAAGAGAAATTGCCTTACCAGGTGTTGGTAGTTCAAGTGCCATTTCAGGTAAGAAAGAAGCAACGACGCTTTACTACTCGTTCACTAACTACAAAACACCGGGCACTATATATGCGTTTGAACCAAAAGCGGGTGAATCAAGCGTATATCGTAAATCTGGTGCAAAGTTTGATGCTGACAAGTTCGAGTCTAAGCAAGTGTTCTACACGTCAAAAGACGGCACTAAAGTACCGATGATTATTACCCATAAGAAAGGGTTAAAGCTTGACGGTACCAACCCAACAATTTTATACGGCTATGGTGGTTTCAATGTCAGCTTAACGCCTTCATTTAGCGTTACTCGCGCCGTTTGGATGGAAGCGGGTGGTATTTATGCTGTTGCAAACCTTCGTGGTGGCGGTGAATACGGTAAGAAATGGCACAATGCTGGCACACAAATGAACAAACAAAATGTGTTTGACGATTTCATTGCAGCAGCAGAGTACCTAATTGCTGAAAACTACACGTCTAGCGATTACTTAGCGACTATGGGTGGTTCTAACGGTGGTTTATTAGTGGGTGCGGTTATGACACAGCGCCCTGAACTTCAACGTGTTGCCCTGCCAGCTGTTGGTGTACTAGATATGTTGCGTTACCACACCTTTACTGCTGGTGCAGGTTGGGCATATGACTACGGCACGTCAGAGCAAAGCAAAGAAATGTATGAGTACCTAAAAGGTTATTCGCCACTGCACAACGTTAAAGCGGGTGTAAGCTACCCTGCTACTATGATCACTACAGGTGATCACGATGACCGTGTAGTACCGGCACATTCATTTAAATTTGCTGCAGAACTTCAGGCAAAACAAGCTGGTCCATTACCAACATTGATTCGTATAGAAACCAATGCTGGTCATGGCGCGGGTACGCCAGTGTCGAAAACTATCGACCAGTACGCCGACATATTTGCCTTTACACTGTGGAATATGGGTGTTAAAAATTTGTAA